In Nocardioides sp. zg-1228, a single window of DNA contains:
- a CDS encoding tripartite tricarboxylate transporter substrate-binding protein — MLRQRTRRVAATATALATVVLLATGCGVTRGDASDDMTMLIPNSPGGGYDQTGRAAVAVMENGDITGGSFEVTNVIGAGGSVAMTRLMNAEGDERTMMTAGLGVVGSLYSFGAPYRLDDATPLAQLIADQEGVLVPADSPFETIDDLVAAWQDDPGSVVVGGGSSPGGPDHLFPMQLAGAVDVDPRELRYVAYDGGGPLTSALLGNKIDVGFSGVGEFVGQLSSGELRLLAVSGEERLDGEGISEAPTLTESGIDLVFTNWRGVFAPPGISEERRQDLIADLEAMHATPEWQRALEENGWIDEFKTGDDFATFLREQDERVATTLEELDLL; from the coding sequence ATGCTGCGCCAACGGACCAGGCGGGTCGCGGCCACGGCGACGGCACTCGCCACCGTCGTGCTGCTCGCGACGGGCTGTGGGGTCACCCGGGGCGACGCGAGCGACGACATGACGATGCTCATCCCCAACAGCCCGGGCGGCGGCTACGACCAGACCGGGCGCGCTGCCGTGGCCGTGATGGAGAACGGCGACATCACCGGCGGCTCGTTCGAGGTGACCAACGTGATCGGGGCCGGAGGGTCGGTGGCGATGACCCGGCTGATGAACGCCGAGGGCGACGAGCGCACGATGATGACCGCCGGCCTCGGCGTGGTGGGCTCCCTCTACTCCTTCGGCGCGCCCTACCGGCTCGACGACGCCACCCCGCTGGCCCAGCTCATCGCGGACCAGGAGGGCGTCCTGGTGCCGGCGGACTCCCCCTTCGAGACCATCGACGACCTGGTGGCGGCCTGGCAGGACGACCCGGGCTCCGTCGTCGTCGGCGGCGGCTCGTCACCGGGCGGACCCGACCACCTGTTCCCGATGCAGCTCGCCGGGGCGGTCGACGTCGACCCGCGCGAGCTGCGCTACGTCGCCTACGACGGCGGCGGCCCGCTGACGAGCGCGCTGCTCGGCAACAAGATCGACGTCGGCTTCTCCGGCGTCGGGGAGTTCGTCGGCCAGCTCTCCTCCGGCGAGCTGCGGCTGCTGGCCGTCTCCGGCGAGGAGCGGCTCGACGGCGAGGGCATCAGCGAGGCACCCACCCTCACCGAGTCCGGCATCGACCTGGTCTTCACCAACTGGCGCGGCGTCTTCGCGCCCCCCGGCATCAGCGAGGAGCGGCGCCAGGACCTGATCGCCGACCTGGAGGCGATGCACGCGACCCCCGAGTGGCAGCGGGCCCTCGAGGAGAACGGCTGGATCGACGAGTTCAAGACCGGCGACGACTTCGCGACGTTCCTCCGGGAGCAGGACGAGCGGGTCGCCACCACCCTCGAGGAGCTGGACCTGCTGTGA
- a CDS encoding tripartite tricarboxylate transporter TctB family protein encodes MSTSVDTPTPAEAPRTALGRDRDLPQLGLAALLVVVGAYTFYDATTLRIGFGDPVGPRIFPYVIGAVTVVLGLLLVVATLRGDVPQAEGGEDVDLRHPADWVTVLKLVGVLLFTALTVSFLGWAVSGALLFTGAAWSLGSRTLLRDAIVGTVLSVSSWYFFHEVLGVILPAGILDGVL; translated from the coding sequence GTGAGCACATCAGTCGACACCCCCACCCCCGCCGAGGCACCGCGGACCGCACTTGGCCGCGACCGCGACCTCCCCCAGCTCGGCCTCGCGGCGCTGCTCGTCGTGGTCGGTGCCTACACCTTCTACGACGCGACGACCCTGCGGATCGGCTTCGGCGACCCGGTCGGGCCGCGGATCTTCCCCTACGTGATCGGAGCGGTCACCGTGGTGCTCGGCCTCCTGCTGGTCGTGGCGACGCTGCGCGGAGACGTGCCGCAGGCCGAGGGCGGGGAGGACGTCGACCTGCGGCACCCCGCCGACTGGGTCACCGTCCTCAAGCTGGTGGGCGTGCTGCTGTTCACCGCGCTCACCGTCTCCTTCCTCGGCTGGGCCGTCAGCGGTGCGCTGCTCTTCACCGGCGCCGCGTGGTCGCTGGGCAGCCGGACGCTGCTGCGCGACGCCATCGTCGGCACCGTGCTGTCGGTGAGCAGCTGGTACTTCTTCCACGAGGTGCTGGGCGTGATCCTCCCCGCCGGGATCCTGGACGGGGTGCTCTGA
- a CDS encoding tripartite tricarboxylate transporter permease — translation MDNLTLLMDGFGSVLTPQNLLFAAIGVLLGTFVGVLPGIGPAMAVALLLPVTFGMDPIPAFIMFAGIYYGGMYGGSTTAILLNTPGESASVMTALEGNLMAKAGRASQALATAAIGSFIAGTIGTLLVVFFAPALASVANDIGAPSYFALMVLTMVMVTSVLGGSWLRGFIALFLGLTIGLVGLDLNTGQTRLSFDQPLLAERIDVVVVAVAIFALGEAFWVAAHLRRTPAHVIPVGQPWLSGTDLRRSWGPWMRGTAYGFPFGALPAGGAEIPTFLSYITEKRLAARRGRDEFGRGAIEGVAGPEAANNASAAGTFVPLLALGLPVTATSAVMLAALSGYGIDPGPQLMTEQPELVWALLASLLVGNALLLVLNLPLAPVWAKLLRIPRPQLYAGILFFATLGAYAANLQAFDLLLLLALGLLGLLMRRFALPVLPLILGVILGPLMEFRLREAMAISGGDVSALWSEPLAVVIYVIVVVVVVAPLVLRAVRPARVALTDDGTPPDDSDADRSEEKVR, via the coding sequence ATGGACAACCTCACCCTCCTGATGGACGGCTTCGGCTCCGTCCTCACCCCGCAGAACCTGCTCTTCGCCGCCATCGGCGTGCTGCTCGGCACGTTCGTGGGCGTGCTGCCCGGCATCGGGCCGGCGATGGCGGTGGCGCTGCTGCTGCCGGTCACCTTCGGCATGGACCCGATCCCCGCGTTCATCATGTTCGCCGGCATCTACTACGGCGGGATGTACGGCGGCTCGACGACGGCCATCCTGCTCAACACGCCCGGTGAGTCGGCGTCGGTGATGACCGCGCTCGAGGGCAACCTGATGGCGAAGGCCGGACGCGCCTCCCAGGCCCTGGCCACCGCCGCGATCGGGTCGTTCATCGCCGGCACCATCGGCACGCTGCTCGTCGTCTTCTTCGCCCCGGCCCTGGCGTCGGTCGCCAACGACATCGGCGCGCCGTCCTACTTCGCCCTGATGGTCCTCACGATGGTGATGGTCACGAGCGTGCTGGGCGGGTCGTGGCTGCGCGGGTTCATCGCCCTGTTCCTCGGCCTCACCATCGGCCTCGTCGGCCTCGACCTCAACACCGGCCAGACCCGGCTGAGCTTCGACCAGCCCCTCCTCGCCGAGCGCATCGACGTGGTGGTGGTCGCGGTCGCGATCTTCGCCCTGGGCGAGGCGTTCTGGGTCGCCGCCCACCTGCGCCGCACGCCCGCGCACGTGATCCCGGTCGGCCAGCCGTGGCTGAGCGGCACCGACCTCAGGCGCTCCTGGGGGCCGTGGATGCGCGGCACGGCCTACGGCTTCCCGTTCGGCGCGCTGCCCGCGGGCGGCGCCGAGATCCCGACCTTCCTGTCCTACATCACCGAGAAGCGACTCGCCGCGCGGCGGGGACGCGACGAGTTCGGCCGCGGTGCCATCGAGGGCGTCGCCGGACCGGAGGCGGCCAACAACGCCTCGGCCGCCGGCACGTTCGTCCCGCTGCTCGCGCTCGGCCTGCCCGTGACGGCGACGTCGGCGGTCATGCTCGCGGCGCTCTCGGGCTACGGCATCGATCCGGGACCGCAGCTGATGACCGAGCAGCCCGAGCTGGTGTGGGCCCTGCTGGCGAGCCTGCTCGTCGGCAACGCCCTGCTGCTCGTGCTCAACCTGCCGCTCGCGCCGGTGTGGGCCAAGCTGCTGCGGATCCCGCGACCGCAGCTCTACGCCGGCATCCTGTTCTTCGCCACGCTGGGGGCCTACGCGGCCAACCTGCAGGCGTTCGACCTGCTCCTGCTGCTGGCGCTCGGCCTGCTCGGGCTGCTGATGCGCCGCTTCGCCCTGCCGGTCCTGCCGTTGATCCTGGGGGTCATCCTCGGGCCGCTGATGGAGTTCCGACTGCGCGAGGCGATGGCGATCTCGGGCGGCGACGTCTCGGCGCTGTGGAGCGAGCCGCTGGCCGTGGTGATCTACGTGATCGTGGTGGTCGTCGTGGTGGCGCCGCTCGTGCTGCGCGCCGTGCGCCCGGCGCGCGTGGCGCTCACCGACGACGGCACTCCACCAGACGACAGCGACGCGGACCGGAGCGAGGAGAAGGTGCGATGA